A portion of the Saimiri boliviensis isolate mSaiBol1 chromosome 1, mSaiBol1.pri, whole genome shotgun sequence genome contains these proteins:
- the LOC101041099 gene encoding arginine/serine-rich coiled-coil protein 2 — translation MDAQEALARRLERAKKLQEQREKEMVEKQKQQEIAAAAATGGSVLNVAALLASGTQVTPQIAMAAQMAVLQAKALSETGIAVPSYYNPTAVNPMKFAEQEKKRKMLWQGKKEGDKSQSAEIWEKLNFGNKDQNVKFRKLIGIKSEDEAGCSSVDEESYKTLKQQEEVFRNLDAQYEMARSQTHTQRGMGLGFTSSMRGMDAV, via the coding sequence ATGGATGCCCAAGAAGCTTTAGCTAGGAGGTTGGAAAGGGCGAAGAAATTACAAGAACAGCGAGAAAAGGAAAtggttgaaaaacaaaaacaacaagaaataGCTGCGGCTGCAGCTACTGGAGGTTCTGTTCTCAATGTTGCTGCCCTCTTGGCATCAGGAACGCAAGTAACACCTCAGATAGCCATGGCAGCTCAGATGGCAGTCCTGCAAGCTAAAGCTTTGTCAGAGACGGGAATCGCTGTACCTAGCTACTATAACCCAACCGCTGTAAATCCAATGAAATTTGctgaacaagagaaaaaaaggaaaatgctttgGCAGGGCAAGAAAGAAGGGGACAAATCCCAGTCTGCTGAAATATGGgaaaaattgaattttggaaacaAGGACCAAAATGTGAAATTTAGGAAATTGATAGGTATTAAGAGTGAAGATGAAGCTGGTTGTAGCTCAGTTGATGAAGAAAGTTACAAGACTCTCAAGCAACAGGAAGAAGTATTTAGAAATCTAGATGCTCAGTATGAAATGGCAAGATCACAAACCCACACACAAAGAGGAATGGGTTTGGGTTTCACATCTTCAATGCGAGGAATGGATGCAGTTTGA